DNA from Pseudomonas putida:
AAAGCGCGTCAGTGCCGGAGTCAGGTACGACGGTGATGGACTGAACGGGCGCCCCACGGTTCATGGTCGAACTGTGTTGAAGTACGAAACTACCGCTGCGACCGTGCAAGGTTCCCTGCACAGTTTCCATGGCAACGTAACCGGCAGAACCTGGAACGCTGCTGCGAAAGGACAACATCTCACCTTGACTGGTGGCGTCCAGGTCACCCTTGAACTGCTTGTCCAAAGACAATCGACCGAGGCCAGATTTCTCAGTAGCACGGCTCAAGGGTTGCGGATTCAGCGTGATGTCGAATGACCCTACGGCGGTCTGTTGCATTGCAAATTCCTTTTTGACCCGGCTCCGTGCCGGTGCCTTGTAATACTCCATCCAAGCTCCAATTGCCATCATTCAGCCCTGTGTACGGCTGGATCTCATTATCCAAGCAACCATCAATTACCGTGGACAGGTCCAACGATGCGTGACCGAAACGACACTCGCCCAGCTGGGCGAGCGGGATGCGCTGCTCGGTGAAGTTCTCGAGGCATTCCAAATTGGGGTATTCGGATTTCTGTGTGTAATCGGAGCCTATCCCTAAAGTAGTATTTCGAGTGGGAAGGCGCAGCAAGGCAAATCCACCCTATTGCGCAGGTGCTACGGAAACATTTGATTGGCATTTCGGGGTGGCGGCGGGGTTAGATGAATTCGCCCCTGAACAAAACGCTGAAGCCCAAAGCTGAAACGGCAAAAGTGTTATAAACCAATTTGCGGCGCTGCATCAGGCTCTTGTCAACCTGAGCTCACTCTCAAGGATGTGCTATGAACTACAACGAATTCACCAGTTACCTCGCAGACCGAATTGTGGCGATTCGCACCCGCGAGCTCGTACCTGGTACTCAAAGGCGGCGCGGGCGGTACTACGATGCAGCCTATGCCTCGGTGTTGGAGTGCCGGGCATTTTTCGACCGACTTTCTCTTGATGAAGGCCCTCATAACGACTACAACCCCACAAGCAAGGCCTCGGTCGAGGCCTATCGTGTGGCGTTGTACGCAGAATTGGCCGAAGAACTGGGTAATCGGGTGGCGGATGCTTGCGTGCAGGGCGACGTATCTTTCCTGGATTCTGTGCTCAGGTACCCGGTGCCTTACGGGGAGGGGGTGTCAGACCAGAGGTTTGCCCGAGTGGCTGCGGAGTATTTTTCCAATATTGTTTTTGAGCGCACCTGTGTCGGGTGTCGTGCAAAGTACAAGGTAGCGCTGAAGGCCCAGACCTACCGGATGGTTTCAAATCATCACCCGGAAACCTGCGCTGCCGTGCGAGTAGCTCCCGTACAAGCAGCTAAGCCAGAGGTCAAGGTGGCGGAAAAGAAGGGAACAGACCCTATCAAACGCTTGTTCGTCGATCTAAATCGACCTGTGATACCCGA
Protein-coding regions in this window:
- a CDS encoding DUF3224 domain-containing protein, producing the protein MQQTAVGSFDITLNPQPLSRATEKSGLGRLSLDKQFKGDLDATSQGEMLSFRSSVPGSAGYVAMETVQGTLHGRSGSFVLQHSSTMNRGAPVQSITVVPDSGTDALSGLTGSMVTTITDRHHSYKFEYMLPDQS